Proteins from a single region of Antechinus flavipes isolate AdamAnt ecotype Samford, QLD, Australia chromosome 2, AdamAnt_v2, whole genome shotgun sequence:
- the LOC127550874 gene encoding HIV Tat-specific factor 1-like, translating to MSSCRRDVNEEFNEQLRLQQLQEEAKLAASGSPEGPEGDDPYTFVDPADGTAYEWDRDKKAWFPKITEDFLANYQANYGFPADSSSSSGGQKEKEADVDVKASQKAADQKATQNAEKKQKGEKRKPEPGWFHVEEDKNTNVYVTGLPPDITKDEFVQLMSKCGIIMRDPQTEEYKIKLYKDKQGNLKGDGLCCYLKRESVDLALRLLDDDEIRGYKLHVEMAKFQLKGEYDASKKKKKCKDYRKKMSQQQKQLDWRPEKKATTTRMRHERVVIIKNMFHPKDFEADPLVLNEIREDLRTECEKFGQVKKVLLFDRHPDGVASVSYKEPEEADLCIQALNGRWFGGRQLNVEVWDGVTDFQVEETSREREERLKGWESFLEHHNKQKETDSSDPNSASGSVGLGKGKPSLADMTSPGTKEEAGNGECSRGGIQSKDSSLGLSDNQDQACH from the coding sequence ATGAGCAGTTGCAGGCGGGACGTCAATGAGGAGTTCAACGAACAGCTGAGGCTCCAGCAGCTCCAAGAGGAGGCCAAGCTCGCGGCCAGCGGCTCGCCGGAGGGCCCCGAGGGCGATGACCCTTACACTTTCGTGGACCCGGCAGATGGCACCGCCTACGAGTGGGACCGAGACAAGAAAGCTTGGTTCCCTAAGATTACGGAGGATTTCCTTGCCAATTATCAGGCTAATTATGGGTTCCCTGCTGATAGCTCCTCTTCTTCCGGTgggcaaaaagagaaagaggctgATGTGGATGTAAAAGCTTCCCAAAAAGCTGCGGATCAAAAAGCCACACAGAACgctgaaaagaaacagaaaggtgaaaaaagaaaGCCTGAGCCGGGATGGTTTCATGTCGAGgaagacaaaaatacaaatgtGTATGTGACTGGCTTACCTCCAGACATTACAAAAGATGAATTTGTACAGCTCATGTCCAAATGTGGCATCATCATGAGAGACCCACAGACAGAAGAATATAAAATCAAACTTTATAAAGATAAACAAGGGAATCTTAAAGGAGATGGACTTTGCTGTTACTTGAAGAGAGAATCTGTGGATCTAGCATTAAGACTTCTGGATGATGATGAAATCAGAGGCTACAAATTGCATGTGGAAATGGCAAAGTTTCAGCTAAAGGGAGAGTACGATgccagcaaaaagaagaagaaatgcaaaGACTACAGAAAAAAGATGTCTCAGCAGCAAAAACAGCTGGATTGGCGGCCCGAGAAGAAAGCCACCACCACTCGAATGCGGCATGAGCGGGTGGTTATCATCAAGAACATGTTCCACCCGAAGGATTTCGAGGCTGACCCGCTGGTACTAAATGAGATCCGGGAAGACCTGCGAACAGAGTGTGAAAAGTTTGGGCAAGTCAAGAAGGTCCTTCTCTTTGACCGACACCCCGACGGGGTGGCCTCCGTGTCCTATAAGGAACCCGAGGAAGCTGACCTGTGCATTCAAGCCCTCAATGGCAGGTGGTTTGGTGGTCGTCAATTAAACGTGGAAGTGTGGGATGGAGTGACTGATTTTCAGGTGGAGGAGACCtcaagagagagggaagaaagactgAAAGGTTGGGAGTCTTTTTTAGAGCATCATAACAAACAGAAAGAAACGGATTCCTCTGATCCAAATTCTGCTTCCGGAAGTGTGGGCCTGGGAAAAGGGAAACCGTCCCTAGCGGATATGACCTCACCTGGAACAAAGGAGGAAGCTGGTAATGGGGAATGCAGTAGAGGAGGGATCCAGTCTAAGGACAGCAGCTTGGGCCTCAGTGATAATCAAGACCAGGCATGCCATTAA